In one window of Longimicrobium sp. DNA:
- a CDS encoding GNAT family N-acetyltransferase: MMEYRYAVQSDAPFLAEINRQLIEDEWDGGGMSLERLEARMRRWLADEDYKALLFQEDGSTVAYALISVDEDTSYIRHFFVMHEHRGRGAGRRAMELLLKEIIPHTSRVTLDVLASNEAGRGFWRSVGFRDYAIRLERVPVAGSEQAAVL; this comes from the coding sequence ATGATGGAATACAGGTATGCAGTCCAGTCGGACGCGCCCTTCCTGGCCGAGATCAACCGGCAGCTCATCGAGGACGAGTGGGACGGCGGGGGGATGTCGCTGGAGCGCCTGGAGGCCCGCATGCGCCGCTGGCTGGCGGACGAGGACTACAAGGCGCTCCTCTTCCAGGAGGACGGCTCCACCGTCGCCTACGCGCTCATCAGCGTGGACGAGGACACGTCGTACATCCGGCACTTCTTCGTGATGCACGAGCACCGCGGCCGCGGCGCCGGCCGCCGCGCGATGGAGCTGCTCCTGAAGGAGATCATCCCGCACACCTCGCGCGTCACGCTGGACGTGCTCGCGTCCAACGAGGCCGGCCGCGGCTTCTGGCGCTCCGTCGGCTTCCGCGACTACGCGATTCGCCTCGAGCGGGTACCTGTCGCGGGGAGCGAGCAGGCGGCGGTGCTGTAG